A window of the Ruminococcaceae bacterium KH2T8 genome harbors these coding sequences:
- a CDS encoding Methyltransferase domain-containing protein encodes MNDATLKFDGYAADYTAGRPGYASELIDCFYKDHGLTADSVIADIGSGTGKFAKFLIDRGNEVYCVEPNGDMRRTAEAELGGYPNFHSVNGGAEDTSLPDKSVGFITTAQAFHWFDVEKFRAECSRILKDNGKVALIWNVRDMSDPINMDLYGLFTRYCPDFVGFSGGIVKDDQRIREFFHDKYEYVSFDNPLTLGREKFIARCLSGSYSIKEGDKDYESYMAEIIAIFDRYSDKGAVSIANSSVAYISML; translated from the coding sequence ATGAATGATGCGACATTGAAGTTTGATGGTTATGCTGCCGATTATACTGCGGGAAGACCCGGATACGCGTCAGAGCTGATCGACTGTTTTTATAAGGATCACGGCCTTACGGCAGATTCCGTGATCGCAGATATCGGCTCGGGTACCGGAAAGTTTGCAAAGTTCCTTATAGACCGCGGAAATGAGGTCTATTGCGTAGAACCAAACGGTGATATGCGTCGAACGGCAGAGGCTGAGCTGGGAGGGTATCCGAATTTCCATTCGGTCAACGGCGGTGCCGAGGATACGTCCCTTCCCGATAAGAGTGTTGGCTTTATCACGACGGCTCAGGCTTTTCACTGGTTTGACGTAGAGAAGTTCAGGGCTGAGTGTTCGCGGATCCTAAAGGACAACGGCAAGGTCGCGCTGATCTGGAATGTGCGTGATATGAGTGATCCGATAAATATGGATCTCTACGGATTGTTCACTCGCTACTGTCCCGATTTCGTAGGTTTTAGCGGAGGAATAGTTAAGGATGATCAGCGGATAAGGGAATTCTTTCATGATAAGTATGAATATGTTTCATTCGATAATCCTTTGACTCTCGGCAGGGAGAAGTTCATCGCCAGATGCCTCTCGGGTTCGTATTCCATAAAGGAAGGCGATAAGGATTACGAGTCTTATATGGCTGAGATCATCGCGATCTTCGACAGATATTCCGATAAAGGAGCCGTATCGATAGCAAACAGTTCAGTAGCATATATATCCATGTTATAA
- a CDS encoding Helix-turn-helix yields METKDILRKIREDNNLTQDQMAEKIMVTRQAVSRWELGETQPNTDTLKILSKEFNVSINTLLGSPVNLVCQCCGMPLTEDSMISREPDGSFNEEYCKWCYTDGTYIYKTKDDLLDFLMENAPNPESISDEERRLQYDGYLSQLKHWYNIK; encoded by the coding sequence ATGGAAACAAAAGACATACTCAGAAAGATACGTGAAGACAATAATCTCACTCAGGATCAGATGGCTGAGAAGATAATGGTAACAAGGCAGGCTGTAAGCCGCTGGGAACTCGGTGAGACTCAGCCTAATACGGATACATTAAAGATCCTTTCAAAGGAGTTTAACGTATCGATCAATACGCTACTGGGAAGTCCCGTAAATCTTGTCTGTCAGTGCTGCGGAATGCCGCTTACCGAAGATAGCATGATAAGCAGGGAACCTGACGGTTCGTTCAACGAGGAATACTGCAAATGGTGCTATACGGACGGAACATATATCTATAAGACAAAGGATGATCTTCTCGACTTCCTCATGGAGAATGCTCCTAACCCCGAGAGCATTTCGGATGAAGAGAGGAGGCTCCAGTACGACGGATACCTCTCACAGCTCAAGCATTGGTACAATATAAAGTAA